The proteins below come from a single Rhodohalobacter sp. SW132 genomic window:
- a CDS encoding CsgE family curli-type amyloid fiber assembly protein translates to MQYSFIILVLALGIIFPSTESDYLSGPQEDSLSGCEEDSHRYTVQPGDKLHEIGAHYGNPLFWEAIYIANADQIGNPNLIFVGQTLRIPARIANFASSGQNSNLVLDDPFCDLSLLPLASADPSHLFLYNIDELKQKAEPPEDELLAETQSSDSDIDSSSVLDTFRDAFEAVIDEQSGTTESENAQRESEMQLMLEIDGMIHDETRSKIGRDFYNVFYSNWQSPPDARNFTINVSEQPSPSMGTIIYVKVNDTETFRMRLQPRYDFIQQAGEYAVRQTYRHLLTGDHHVQIY, encoded by the coding sequence TTGCAGTATTCATTTATAATACTCGTACTTGCTTTAGGGATAATTTTTCCATCAACAGAGTCTGATTATTTATCAGGGCCACAGGAGGATAGTTTATCCGGGTGCGAGGAAGATAGTCACCGCTACACAGTGCAGCCGGGCGATAAGCTGCATGAGATCGGTGCCCACTACGGAAATCCCCTTTTCTGGGAAGCGATCTACATTGCCAATGCCGATCAGATCGGGAATCCCAATCTAATTTTTGTAGGTCAAACGCTTAGAATTCCAGCCCGAATCGCAAATTTCGCATCATCAGGCCAAAACAGCAACCTTGTATTGGATGACCCGTTTTGTGATCTGTCTCTCCTCCCGCTGGCTTCAGCTGATCCCTCACACCTTTTTCTCTACAATATCGACGAGCTGAAACAAAAAGCGGAGCCGCCTGAAGATGAACTGCTTGCCGAAACCCAGTCTTCTGATTCTGATATAGATTCATCCTCGGTATTAGATACGTTTCGTGATGCGTTTGAAGCTGTCATTGATGAGCAGTCGGGCACAACGGAATCTGAAAATGCCCAGAGAGAATCGGAAATGCAGCTTATGCTGGAAATTGATGGGATGATCCACGATGAAACACGTTCAAAAATCGGGCGCGATTTTTACAACGTATTCTACTCAAACTGGCAATCTCCGCCAGACGCACGAAATTTTACAATAAACGTATCTGAGCAGCCAAGTCCGTCTATGGGTACCATAATCTACGTTAAAGTGAATGATACCGAGACTTTTCGGATGCGATTGCAGCCCCGGTACGATTTTATTCAGCAGGCGGGGGAATATGCGGTGAGACAAACATACAGGCACCTGCTAACCGGGGATCATCATGTACAAATTTATTGA
- a CDS encoding NADP-dependent malic enzyme, producing the protein MSSDKKHDYRRKAIEAHKKYGGKVAITSKMPLETNEDLSLAYTPGVAQPCLEISKNLSLAYDYTWKSNSVAVVSDGSAVLGLGNIGPEASLPVMEGKAVLFKKFADIDAVPVVLASQNTEEIIQAVKMIAPTYGGINLEDISAPRCFEVERRLKDELSIPVMHDDQHGTAVVTLAGMFNALKVTGKKFKDLKVMINGSGAAGVAIIYLLRHVGVEYIVVCDSRGTIHKNRTDLSPIKKEIADLTNIKNTEGGLEDAVSYCDVFIGVSVPNVLTKKMVRSMNNDPIIFAMSNPIPEIMPDDAMEAGARIIATGRSDFPNQINNVLAFPGIFRGLLDARSSEITTEMYVAAAKAIANQVENPTEEQIIPSAFDKNVAPAVAKAVYDLAK; encoded by the coding sequence ATGAGCTCAGATAAAAAGCACGATTACAGAAGAAAAGCAATTGAGGCACATAAGAAGTATGGCGGCAAGGTTGCCATCACATCAAAAATGCCGCTTGAAACCAATGAAGACCTGAGTCTTGCCTACACACCCGGTGTAGCCCAGCCCTGTCTTGAGATTTCTAAAAATCTATCTCTTGCTTACGATTACACCTGGAAAAGTAATTCAGTGGCTGTGGTAAGTGACGGATCTGCCGTGCTTGGACTTGGGAATATTGGTCCGGAGGCATCACTCCCGGTCATGGAAGGCAAAGCTGTGCTGTTCAAAAAATTTGCCGATATCGATGCGGTGCCGGTTGTGCTCGCCTCACAGAATACCGAGGAGATTATTCAGGCCGTGAAAATGATTGCACCGACGTATGGAGGCATCAACCTCGAAGATATTTCGGCTCCCCGCTGTTTTGAAGTAGAACGGCGCCTGAAGGATGAACTCTCGATTCCGGTTATGCACGATGATCAGCACGGAACGGCTGTGGTAACTCTCGCTGGAATGTTTAACGCTTTAAAGGTGACAGGCAAGAAATTTAAGGACCTCAAAGTGATGATCAACGGATCAGGTGCGGCCGGTGTGGCGATCATTTACCTGCTTCGTCATGTTGGCGTGGAGTACATTGTGGTGTGCGACAGCCGGGGAACCATACATAAAAACCGCACCGATCTATCCCCGATCAAAAAAGAAATTGCGGATCTGACGAACATCAAAAACACAGAAGGCGGTCTGGAAGATGCCGTTTCCTATTGTGATGTTTTCATTGGCGTATCGGTGCCAAATGTGCTTACAAAAAAGATGGTTCGTTCCATGAACAACGATCCGATAATCTTTGCGATGTCGAATCCTATTCCAGAAATTATGCCGGATGACGCAATGGAAGCCGGTGCGCGGATTATTGCTACGGGCAGGTCTGATTTTCCAAACCAGATCAACAATGTGCTGGCTTTTCCCGGAATATTCCGCGGCCTGCTCGATGCACGGTCATCTGAAATTACAACGGAAATGTACGTAGCCGCAGCTAAAGCGATCGCCAACCAGGTTGAAAATCCAACCGAGGAGCAAATTATACCCAGTGCGTTTGATAAAAACGTGGCTCCGGCCGTTGCAAAAGCGGTATACGATCTTGCAAAATAA